The following proteins come from a genomic window of Rhodohalobacter sp. 614A:
- a CDS encoding amino acid permease, with product MSDLRRELGFWDALTIGAGTMIGAGIFLLAGIALEISGPAAVFAYLVSGIVCMITASSAAELATGMPTSGGDYFFVSRSLGPAFGAISGVGIWLSLTFAIAFYLYGLGEYLSQFLPLTAFWGAAIGGVLLVILNIVGAKESGRTQVVVVLLLFVILGAFSFLGIFYINPNNFTPFMPFGIESISATTALVFVSFLGFVKIAAVAEEIKEPSKNLPRALIGSVAVVTVLYMIILIVIAGMFTQETIINVRDPLTTAARTILGSPGAIAIIFAGLLATLSSANASILASSRINLAMARDRMIPNWLSAIHEKLLTPYRAILLTGVLALAFLFLESLEDLAKIASVLQLYSYAALNIGCIVLRAANPDWYKPTYRTPGTPWLQVFASLGCLVIIIYSGTFAQIAVVVLIVASLAWYVVWGRNKVEFDHALPLFREKWNEHGMKVFSLPTERHISEEEEWAPAVRSLNSTKPRHVVAALANPATEGDLLRLSQLIATGTKEGGKVTGLGMIRVPLQTPIATIRRKLNEKTTVRESIAEIAEQSRQEKEVGDKESATQLARTTFESVSEAAHDIFQGLVNETEQRKADMLLMGWQGGFSVGRIYNTPVQKIIKTARTDVGVLKDRGLKDIKSIVLPWGGGLHAWLGLEVGIRIARFLDAELKVLRLVKPGVDLETEREELAKSIEELTEGFDRFRIDVRESEEVSNGIIREFEENEHDLVIIGASHEWRIKNVLFGTIPDVIADRAPCSVLMVRRYVTEDWKLKASEGLKRMKEQLGLSTSPDTTGE from the coding sequence ATGAGTGATCTTCGGCGGGAATTGGGATTTTGGGATGCATTGACGATTGGTGCCGGTACCATGATTGGCGCTGGAATATTTCTTTTAGCGGGAATTGCACTGGAGATTTCAGGGCCGGCTGCTGTGTTTGCTTACCTTGTATCCGGCATTGTTTGTATGATTACGGCTTCCAGCGCTGCTGAATTGGCAACCGGAATGCCAACATCCGGCGGCGACTACTTTTTTGTGTCACGGTCTTTAGGCCCGGCTTTTGGAGCAATTTCAGGTGTGGGAATTTGGCTGAGCCTGACATTTGCCATTGCATTTTACCTGTATGGGTTGGGGGAATATCTATCCCAATTTCTGCCTCTCACGGCATTTTGGGGAGCGGCTATCGGCGGCGTGTTGCTGGTGATACTAAACATTGTAGGTGCGAAAGAATCCGGACGCACGCAGGTAGTTGTGGTTTTGCTTTTATTTGTGATTCTTGGCGCCTTCAGCTTTCTCGGCATTTTTTACATCAACCCAAATAACTTTACGCCTTTTATGCCATTTGGCATAGAGTCCATTTCTGCAACTACAGCCCTGGTTTTTGTCTCTTTCCTGGGATTTGTAAAAATTGCGGCCGTTGCCGAAGAGATCAAAGAACCCTCAAAAAATTTACCACGTGCCCTGATTGGGTCCGTAGCGGTGGTCACGGTTCTCTACATGATAATTTTGATCGTAATTGCAGGAATGTTCACGCAGGAAACCATCATCAATGTCCGTGATCCGTTGACCACAGCGGCGAGAACGATTCTGGGTAGTCCCGGTGCTATTGCCATTATTTTTGCAGGACTCCTTGCAACACTTTCATCCGCAAATGCCAGTATTCTAGCATCATCCAGGATTAATCTTGCTATGGCGCGCGACCGTATGATTCCCAACTGGCTGAGCGCCATCCACGAAAAACTTCTCACTCCCTACCGGGCCATTCTTCTCACCGGTGTGTTAGCCCTGGCTTTTCTATTTCTGGAAAGCCTGGAGGATCTTGCTAAAATTGCCAGTGTTCTGCAATTGTATAGTTATGCCGCTTTAAATATAGGCTGCATTGTTTTACGGGCGGCCAACCCGGACTGGTACAAACCGACATATCGAACGCCGGGCACTCCGTGGCTGCAGGTTTTTGCATCGCTGGGCTGTTTAGTGATTATTATTTATTCGGGAACCTTTGCGCAGATTGCCGTTGTCGTGCTGATTGTTGCAAGCCTTGCCTGGTATGTGGTTTGGGGAAGAAACAAAGTTGAATTTGATCATGCCCTGCCGCTATTCAGGGAAAAGTGGAATGAACACGGGATGAAAGTCTTTTCATTGCCTACAGAACGCCATATTAGTGAAGAGGAAGAATGGGCGCCGGCTGTTCGGTCACTTAACTCCACAAAACCACGGCATGTTGTAGCCGCCCTTGCAAATCCCGCTACTGAAGGCGACCTGCTCCGGCTTAGCCAGTTGATCGCCACCGGTACAAAAGAGGGTGGGAAAGTAACCGGGCTTGGTATGATTCGCGTTCCGTTGCAAACACCTATCGCTACGATTCGAAGAAAACTGAATGAAAAGACTACTGTGCGGGAGAGTATCGCTGAAATTGCCGAGCAATCCCGTCAGGAGAAAGAAGTGGGAGACAAAGAATCCGCTACACAATTGGCAAGAACAACGTTTGAATCTGTTTCCGAGGCCGCTCACGATATTTTCCAGGGGCTTGTAAATGAAACCGAACAGCGAAAGGCCGATATGCTTTTGATGGGCTGGCAGGGTGGTTTTAGTGTCGGGAGAATTTATAATACTCCCGTTCAGAAAATCATCAAAACGGCAAGAACAGATGTTGGTGTGTTGAAAGACCGGGGATTAAAAGATATCAAATCGATTGTTCTGCCTTGGGGAGGTGGCTTGCACGCGTGGCTGGGGCTTGAAGTGGGAATCAGAATTGCACGGTTTTTGGATGCAGAATTAAAGGTACTGCGGTTGGTGAAGCCGGGTGTGGATTTAGAAACCGAACGGGAAGAATTGGCCAAGTCTATTGAAGAATTAACAGAAGGATTTGACAGGTTCAGGATTGATGTTCGCGAATCAGAAGAGGTATCGAATGGTATTATTCGTGAATTTGAAGAGAATGAGCATGACCTTGTGATTATCGGTGCATCTCATGAATGGAGAATCAAAAATGTGTTATTTGGAACCATTCCTGATGTTATCGCCGACCGTGCTCCATGCTCTGTTCTGATGGTCCGTCGTTATGTTACCGAAGACTGGAAACTGAAAGCCAGCGAAGGCCTGAAACGAATGAAAGAACAGCTGGGCCTGAGTACCTCGCCCGATACCACCGGAGAGTAG
- a CDS encoding class I SAM-dependent methyltransferase, with the protein MNSAASNTVNYYDKLAERYDKQYQSYLKHTHEKLLSRLQLTQKDEILDSSAGTGLLAQEILKKHTSFKRLVLNDPSSKMLERAKYRLRYNDDIEFYGRFCEQLPFDDNTFSQIICLNSFHYYTHQGDVLRHFRRMLKPGGNLWILDWNRTGSFKIASTLISWLSPENINSRSLDEMKILLQENDFNILEKETWGYRWWNFFFVRCIPC; encoded by the coding sequence ATCAATTCTGCCGCATCAAATACCGTAAATTACTACGACAAGCTGGCCGAAAGGTACGATAAGCAATATCAATCGTACCTGAAGCATACCCACGAGAAATTACTGTCCAGGCTTCAGCTTACGCAAAAAGATGAGATTCTTGATTCCAGCGCCGGAACCGGCTTACTGGCTCAGGAAATCCTCAAAAAACATACATCATTTAAGAGACTTGTTTTGAACGACCCCTCTTCAAAAATGCTGGAGCGGGCAAAGTACCGGCTTCGGTATAATGATGATATTGAATTCTATGGGCGGTTTTGTGAGCAACTGCCTTTTGATGACAACACATTTTCTCAAATCATCTGCCTGAATTCTTTTCACTATTATACTCATCAGGGAGATGTACTCCGTCATTTTCGGCGAATGTTAAAGCCCGGCGGTAACCTTTGGATACTGGACTGGAACCGTACCGGATCTTTCAAAATTGCCAGCACGCTCATTAGTTGGCTCTCACCTGAAAATATTAACAGCCGCTCGCTGGATGAAATGAAGATCTTATTACAAGAAAATGATTTCAATATCCTTGAAAAAGAAACGTGGGGTTATCGGTGGTGGAATTTCTTCTTCGTGAGGTGTATACCGTGTTAG
- a CDS encoding DUF1206 domain-containing protein: MMPEKTTVIAAIARTGYVAKGVVYFLVGLLTMQTAIGMGGEAPGTTQALQEIIYRPFGSVLLIAIIIGLLAHAIWRIVQAIFDPENRDDTLFVKLFRVVDFSIGCLYISLSYAAWQILRGLQAQSSDESTEVWIGRILELPFGKWLVILIAVSVLVGGFYQFYSAVVASFDYSFDSKNMSNPEKILLRWLGRIGIFSWGIVYCMVAYLLYRAASTFDAEEAGGLAEALNALRDQPFGIWILGITAGGLIIYGLYLLVLSYYHKVYDGKPFD; the protein is encoded by the coding sequence ATGATGCCAGAAAAAACAACGGTTATTGCCGCAATTGCCCGCACCGGTTATGTAGCCAAGGGAGTGGTCTACTTTCTGGTCGGCCTTCTAACCATGCAGACCGCAATTGGAATGGGAGGAGAAGCGCCCGGAACAACCCAGGCCCTTCAGGAAATTATTTACCGGCCCTTTGGATCGGTTCTTCTGATAGCAATCATAATCGGACTGCTGGCACATGCAATCTGGCGGATCGTTCAGGCTATTTTTGATCCCGAAAACCGGGACGACACACTTTTTGTCAAGTTGTTTCGAGTCGTTGATTTTTCGATTGGATGTCTCTACATATCCCTTTCGTATGCAGCCTGGCAAATTCTCCGCGGCCTTCAGGCGCAAAGCAGTGATGAAAGCACGGAAGTATGGATTGGCCGCATTTTGGAACTCCCTTTTGGAAAATGGCTGGTTATTTTGATTGCCGTGTCCGTTTTAGTTGGAGGTTTTTACCAGTTCTATTCCGCAGTTGTTGCCAGTTTTGACTACAGCTTCGATTCCAAAAACATGAGCAATCCCGAGAAAATTCTTTTGCGCTGGCTGGGTAGAATCGGCATTTTTTCCTGGGGAATCGTTTATTGTATGGTGGCTTACCTGTTATATCGCGCGGCTTCCACTTTTGATGCCGAGGAAGCTGGCGGACTCGCTGAAGCTCTCAATGCCCTGCGTGATCAACCTTTTGGCATCTGGATTTTAGGGATTACCGCAGGCGGACTCATTATTTACGGGCTTTATCTTTTAGTCCTCTCTTATTATCACAAAGTGTATGATGGGAAACCCTTCGATTAA
- the meaB gene encoding methylmalonyl Co-A mutase-associated GTPase MeaB yields MPKTDKKSKPVFTDSINPNFKSKSSSIRGKQEYIDGIRAGNRTVLSQAITLIESTRAEYRELGEEVLEECLADTGNSVRIGITGVPGVGKSTFIESLGKLLLNNGRKLAVLTIDPSSSRSRGSILGDKTRMPWLSAHERAYIRPSPSGGTLGGVARKTRETILLCEAAGFDTIFVETVGVGQSETTVQSMVDFFLLLMLAGAGDELQGIKRGIMEMADLIAINKADQKNINKANQARQEYKNALSLFPAPESGWEPPVLTCSALEEIGLKELWEKIQDYLTLTKENGYFEANRKEQAVYWMYESIQYQLKEKLFHHPAVKKELPTKEKEVEEGKISSFKAATELLELFNG; encoded by the coding sequence ATGCCAAAAACTGACAAAAAATCTAAACCAGTATTTACCGATTCCATCAACCCGAATTTTAAATCAAAAAGCTCTTCGATAAGAGGCAAACAAGAATATATAGATGGGATCAGGGCGGGAAATCGTACGGTCTTATCTCAAGCCATTACCTTGATTGAAAGCACTCGCGCGGAGTATCGGGAACTGGGCGAAGAAGTCCTGGAAGAGTGCCTCGCAGATACCGGAAATTCTGTTCGTATTGGCATTACGGGTGTTCCTGGCGTAGGGAAAAGCACGTTTATAGAATCGCTCGGAAAGCTTCTTTTGAACAATGGACGAAAGCTTGCAGTTCTTACCATTGATCCCAGCAGCAGCCGTTCCAGGGGAAGTATTTTGGGAGACAAAACCCGGATGCCTTGGCTCTCTGCTCACGAGCGGGCTTATATTCGTCCTTCACCATCGGGAGGGACTTTGGGCGGTGTAGCCAGGAAAACCCGCGAAACCATTCTTCTCTGCGAAGCCGCCGGATTTGACACCATTTTTGTGGAAACGGTCGGCGTGGGTCAGTCTGAAACAACGGTTCAATCCATGGTGGACTTCTTTCTTCTGTTGATGCTGGCCGGCGCCGGAGATGAGTTACAAGGTATTAAACGGGGAATTATGGAAATGGCGGATTTAATTGCCATCAACAAGGCCGATCAAAAAAATATCAATAAAGCCAATCAGGCGCGTCAGGAATATAAAAATGCGCTCTCGCTATTCCCGGCGCCCGAGTCCGGCTGGGAACCGCCCGTATTGACCTGTTCAGCTCTTGAAGAAATTGGGCTGAAAGAACTGTGGGAAAAAATTCAGGACTATCTAACCCTCACAAAAGAGAATGGTTATTTTGAAGCCAACCGGAAAGAGCAGGCTGTTTACTGGATGTACGAATCCATCCAATATCAATTAAAAGAGAAACTTTTTCATCATCCGGCGGTTAAAAAAGAACTACCCACAAAAGAGAAAGAGGTCGAAGAGGGAAAAATCAGTTCGTTCAAGGCAGCTACAGAATTGCTGGAATTGTTTAATGGCTGA
- a CDS encoding SRPBCC family protein, producing the protein MKSIEKSVVVSSIKSAAFNRFVNELNEWWPREYTWSQDTLKEIRMDAKKGGLCTEIGPYGFRCDWGRITKFKENERIDFKWQISSKREPVPNPNRASQVVVEFDEVENDSTTVRLEHKNFENHGDGAEEYMAMMDSPSGWDYILNCYREYCERQDRK; encoded by the coding sequence ATGAAAAGCATTGAAAAATCAGTTGTAGTTTCATCCATAAAATCTGCTGCATTCAATCGATTTGTAAATGAGCTAAACGAGTGGTGGCCGAGGGAGTACACCTGGTCTCAGGATACTCTTAAGGAAATTCGAATGGATGCAAAAAAAGGAGGTCTGTGTACGGAAATAGGTCCATACGGCTTTCGGTGTGATTGGGGACGGATAACCAAATTTAAAGAGAATGAAAGGATTGATTTTAAATGGCAAATTAGTTCAAAGCGCGAACCCGTCCCAAATCCAAATCGTGCAAGTCAGGTAGTTGTTGAATTTGATGAAGTGGAGAATGATTCAACAACAGTAAGACTGGAGCATAAAAATTTTGAAAACCATGGGGATGGGGCAGAAGAGTACATGGCAATGATGGATTCCCCATCCGGATGGGATTATATTTTGAATTGTTATAGAGAATATTGTGAAAGACAGGATAGAAAATGA
- the scpA gene encoding methylmalonyl-CoA mutase → MRRPDFSKIPYKPNGTQESTSTTKQKAWETPEHIPVKHRFTADDIESIQHLDFAAGIPPYLRGPYSTMYTMRPWTIRQYAGFSTAEESNAFYRRNLAAGQKGLSVAFDLATHRGYDSDHPRVTGDVGKAGVAIDSILDMKILFDQIPLDEMSVSMTMNGAVIPIMAFYIVAAEEQGVPTEKLSGTIQNDILKEFMVRNTYIYPPEPSMRIIGDIFEYTSQKMPRFNSISVSGYHMQEAGATADIELAYTLADGLEYVRRGIKAGLSIDDFAPRISFFWAIGMNHFMEIAKMRAGRLLWAKLMKQFNPKNPKSLSLRTHSQTSGYSLTEQDPFNNVARTAIEAMAAALGHTQSLHTNALDEAIALPTDFSARIARNTQLVLQEETGITKSIDPWAGSYYVEYLTDQLARRALELIEEVEKLGGMAKAIQTGIPKMRIEEASARKQARIDSGKETIVGVNKYRLQKEEPIDILEVDNEKVRNSQIERLRKLRAERNEDDVQQALEAIAESSKTGNGNLLELAVDAARKRASLGEISMAMEKEFGRYQATIKSISGVYSSEMKKDKAFDEARKLADQFEEQEGRRPRIMVAKMGQDGHDRGAKVISTSFADLGFDVDIGPLFQTPEEAAKQAVENDVHILGVSSLAAGHKTLVPNVLAELKKYGRDDIMVIVGGVIPNQDYQYLYDNGVAAVFGPGTVIPEAAKKILKLMLNREIVA, encoded by the coding sequence ATGAGACGACCTGATTTTTCAAAAATCCCGTATAAACCGAACGGAACACAGGAGAGTACTTCAACTACGAAACAGAAGGCTTGGGAAACACCGGAACACATCCCGGTAAAACATCGGTTCACTGCAGATGATATTGAATCGATTCAGCATTTGGATTTCGCCGCCGGCATTCCGCCTTATTTGCGCGGACCATACTCCACGATGTACACCATGCGTCCGTGGACGATTCGTCAGTACGCCGGATTTTCAACGGCTGAGGAGTCCAACGCTTTTTATCGAAGAAATTTGGCTGCCGGCCAAAAAGGCCTTTCCGTTGCGTTTGATTTGGCCACTCATCGTGGATATGATTCCGATCACCCGCGTGTAACCGGCGATGTAGGTAAAGCCGGTGTGGCCATCGATTCTATTCTGGATATGAAAATCCTGTTTGACCAGATTCCGCTGGATGAGATGTCGGTTTCCATGACGATGAATGGAGCCGTGATTCCAATCATGGCATTTTATATCGTTGCGGCCGAAGAACAGGGTGTGCCGACCGAAAAACTGAGTGGTACCATTCAGAATGATATCCTGAAAGAGTTCATGGTGCGGAATACGTACATCTATCCGCCGGAACCGTCTATGCGAATTATTGGAGATATTTTTGAATATACATCCCAAAAAATGCCTCGCTTCAACTCCATTAGTGTGAGCGGTTATCACATGCAGGAGGCCGGAGCCACGGCCGATATTGAATTGGCTTATACACTGGCGGATGGCCTGGAATACGTGCGGCGCGGCATCAAAGCCGGTTTAAGCATTGATGACTTTGCACCGCGTATTTCGTTCTTCTGGGCTATTGGAATGAACCATTTTATGGAAATCGCAAAAATGCGCGCCGGCCGATTGCTTTGGGCAAAACTGATGAAACAGTTCAACCCGAAAAATCCGAAGTCGCTTTCACTGCGAACGCACAGCCAAACTTCCGGTTATAGTTTAACCGAGCAGGATCCGTTTAACAATGTGGCCAGAACCGCCATCGAGGCGATGGCGGCCGCACTCGGGCACACCCAATCCCTCCATACCAATGCGTTGGATGAAGCAATTGCGCTGCCAACGGATTTCTCAGCCCGAATCGCCAGAAATACACAGCTTGTTTTACAGGAAGAAACCGGAATCACCAAATCCATTGATCCCTGGGCCGGCTCCTATTATGTGGAGTATTTAACCGATCAGCTTGCACGGCGCGCTCTTGAGTTAATTGAAGAGGTTGAAAAGCTTGGCGGAATGGCAAAAGCAATTCAAACCGGAATTCCGAAGATGCGGATTGAAGAAGCATCCGCCAGAAAACAGGCCCGAATCGACAGTGGTAAAGAGACGATTGTTGGCGTGAATAAATATCGGTTGCAAAAAGAAGAACCGATTGATATTCTGGAAGTGGATAACGAAAAAGTTCGGAATTCTCAGATCGAACGGCTCCGAAAATTACGGGCTGAAAGAAACGAGGATGACGTTCAACAAGCGTTAGAAGCTATTGCTGAATCTTCTAAAACCGGTAATGGCAATCTTCTTGAACTTGCTGTTGATGCTGCCCGAAAACGTGCCTCGCTCGGAGAAATCTCTATGGCGATGGAAAAAGAATTCGGACGGTACCAGGCAACCATTAAATCAATCTCCGGAGTATATTCATCTGAAATGAAAAAAGATAAAGCATTTGATGAAGCCCGAAAACTGGCCGACCAGTTTGAAGAACAAGAAGGACGGCGACCGCGAATCATGGTTGCCAAAATGGGACAAGACGGCCACGACCGCGGTGCTAAAGTCATATCCACCAGCTTCGCCGATCTGGGTTTTGATGTGGACATTGGTCCGCTGTTCCAAACTCCAGAGGAAGCCGCCAAACAAGCTGTAGAAAATGACGTGCATATCCTGGGAGTATCCAGCCTGGCAGCCGGCCATAAAACACTTGTACCAAATGTTCTTGCAGAACTTAAAAAATATGGTCGTGATGATATCATGGTCATAGTTGGTGGTGTGATTCCAAACCAAGATTACCAATATCTTTATGATAATGGAGTAGCTGCAGTATTTGGGCCGGGAACCGTCATTCCCGAAGCGGCGAAAAAAATCTTAAAGCTGATGTTGAACAGAGAAATTGTCGCTTAG
- a CDS encoding TerC family protein produces the protein MEIFLSAESWIALLTLTFLEIVLGVDNIIFISIVSNKLPVHQQKKARTTGLVLALVFRILMLLSISWIIGFTEPLFSVFGQEISIRDLILFVGGVFLIFKSTVEIHHKMEGEHDEKGKKELATFGQVIFQIVALDVIFSFDSILTAIGLTEELMLMIIAVTIAIGVMIAFAGKISSFIKKHPTLEVLALSFLILIGFMLMIEAFEIHVPKGYIYFAVFFSLMVEIVNMKIRKKKDATEPVKLRKRFEDGATD, from the coding sequence ATGGAAATATTTTTAAGCGCCGAAAGCTGGATTGCCCTTCTCACCCTCACCTTTCTTGAGATAGTTCTTGGGGTCGACAACATCATTTTTATCTCTATCGTATCGAACAAATTGCCGGTTCATCAGCAGAAAAAAGCACGAACGACAGGATTGGTTCTGGCTCTTGTATTCCGGATTTTGATGCTGCTTAGCATTAGCTGGATTATTGGATTTACCGAACCGCTCTTTTCCGTATTTGGACAAGAAATCAGTATTCGCGATTTAATTCTTTTCGTTGGTGGAGTCTTCCTGATTTTTAAAAGTACGGTTGAAATTCACCATAAAATGGAGGGAGAACATGACGAAAAAGGCAAAAAAGAACTCGCTACATTTGGCCAGGTCATTTTCCAGATTGTAGCTTTAGATGTGATTTTCTCGTTCGACAGTATTTTAACCGCCATCGGTTTAACTGAAGAATTGATGCTGATGATTATTGCCGTAACGATTGCAATCGGGGTCATGATTGCATTTGCCGGAAAAATCAGCAGCTTCATCAAAAAACATCCCACACTGGAAGTTCTGGCCCTCTCCTTCCTCATTTTGATTGGATTTATGTTGATGATTGAAGCGTTTGAAATCCACGTACCCAAAGGCTACATCTACTTTGCCGTGTTCTTCTCGCTGATGGTGGAAATTGTCAACATGAAAATCCGCAAGAAAAAAGATGCAACCGAACCTGTGAAGTTGAGGAAACGATTTGAGGATGGGGCGACGGACTAA
- a CDS encoding HTTM domain-containing protein, with the protein MRFSRLFHPIRPDNVVAFRILFGSIMLWEVYRYFSYGWIHDYWIEPLVNFKYGGFFWIQPLAGDGMYYLFFVLGALSLFIIAGFLYRASTVLFFVLFTYTFLLEQGRYLNHFYLVILLSFLMMFIPAHRTFSVDVWLFPKLRRKWIPAWTLMLLQFQIGAVYFFGGIAKINADWLSGSPMDLWLPGTDFPLVGQYFDIPAVTLFISYAGLLLDLLALPLLMFRKTRPWMALALLFFHLSNDRLFSIGIFPWFMIGVLVIYLPSSWPRQFWAYLKEMNSVRLKLAVVITSLTGGFLALFFHQAFHLVPLLYGLLITPILFWDFHKNPADENMVQHENQPAHSNLVLAGLGVWVFLQIVIPLRHYVIPGNPSWTEEGHRFAWHMKLRSKSCEQDFFIADSKSFKKKPLDIDEGPLQSWQYNDMIGRPQLIAQYAKMLSTAFDGKPIYAEVRCSLNGGPWRPLIDPDVDLSNVSFHDWKRNDWIIAY; encoded by the coding sequence ATGCGTTTTAGTCGATTATTTCACCCAATAAGGCCGGATAATGTTGTCGCCTTTCGCATTTTGTTTGGCAGTATTATGCTGTGGGAAGTCTATCGTTATTTTTCCTATGGTTGGATTCATGATTACTGGATAGAGCCACTCGTGAATTTTAAATATGGCGGATTCTTCTGGATACAACCACTCGCGGGCGATGGCATGTATTATCTTTTTTTCGTGCTTGGCGCTCTCAGTTTATTCATTATTGCAGGGTTTTTGTACCGAGCAAGTACCGTACTTTTCTTCGTTCTGTTTACCTACACATTTTTACTGGAGCAGGGCCGGTATCTCAATCATTTTTACCTGGTTATACTTCTCAGCTTCCTGATGATGTTTATTCCCGCCCATCGCACGTTTTCGGTGGATGTTTGGCTTTTTCCAAAACTTCGCCGGAAATGGATTCCGGCCTGGACTCTGATGCTGCTTCAGTTCCAGATAGGTGCGGTCTATTTTTTTGGTGGAATTGCAAAGATAAATGCCGATTGGCTTTCCGGTTCTCCGATGGATTTATGGCTTCCGGGGACGGATTTTCCACTGGTTGGGCAATATTTCGATATACCTGCAGTCACTTTATTTATCAGCTATGCGGGCCTTTTACTTGATTTGCTGGCACTGCCATTGTTGATGTTTCGCAAAACTCGTCCGTGGATGGCGCTTGCACTCCTGTTCTTTCATTTGAGTAATGACCGACTTTTTTCAATCGGAATATTTCCCTGGTTTATGATTGGGGTGTTGGTCATCTATTTACCGTCCTCCTGGCCACGGCAATTTTGGGCGTATCTCAAAGAAATGAATTCAGTCCGATTGAAATTAGCGGTCGTTATTACTTCACTTACAGGTGGTTTTTTGGCTCTGTTTTTTCATCAGGCATTTCACTTGGTTCCTTTGCTTTATGGTTTATTAATCACTCCTATCTTGTTTTGGGATTTTCATAAGAATCCTGCTGATGAGAATATGGTTCAACATGAGAACCAGCCTGCCCATTCAAACCTTGTACTTGCGGGTTTAGGGGTTTGGGTTTTCTTACAAATTGTTATTCCTCTCAGGCATTATGTAATTCCCGGAAACCCCAGTTGGACTGAAGAAGGCCATCGGTTTGCCTGGCACATGAAGCTGCGGTCAAAATCATGCGAACAGGATTTTTTTATAGCAGATTCAAAATCGTTTAAAAAAAAGCCATTGGATATTGATGAAGGGCCGCTGCAATCCTGGCAGTATAATGATATGATAGGGAGGCCGCAGCTTATTGCACAATACGCCAAGATGCTAAGCACAGCTTTTGATGGCAAGCCGATATATGCTGAGGTAAGATGTTCTCTTAACGGAGGCCCTTGGCGGCCGTTGATAGATCCTGATGTAGATTTGTCGAATGTCAGCTTTCATGACTGGAAACGCAATGATTGGATTATTGCGTATTAA
- a CDS encoding phosphatase domain-containing protein, which yields MLKDLIIKAELGYDKLKYRVKNKLDLYNDVIIFPYRGFGNEKEAFLRGRILEKEEIIHGGKVVPNTLYYNLKKTWKRYASDEIPGVGVKGTLNGVEANSISDDEGYFDLHFKNLHAANLEDGWYNVDLEITQMPVDLSFESKTTGEVLISKQSHSFGIISDIDDTIIHTDIINKIQMVLNTIRYDSENRVAFEGVPELYRELTQTHKNPLLFVSGSSYNLYEMLDTFCRLNNIPKAPFVLRDLGIGPSQWIKESSHSFKTRNIEMILDVYDKLPFILIGDSGEEDPEIYLDIHKKYPGRVMAIYIRHVHSDARKKEIREMTKDLDIPFLLMKDSHEALEHAKSMGWIQE from the coding sequence ATGCTGAAAGATCTGATTATTAAAGCAGAGCTGGGATACGACAAGCTGAAGTACCGGGTAAAAAACAAACTGGATCTTTATAACGATGTTATCATTTTTCCATACCGGGGATTTGGAAATGAAAAGGAGGCGTTTCTGAGAGGCCGCATTCTTGAAAAAGAAGAGATTATTCATGGGGGGAAAGTGGTTCCGAATACGCTTTACTACAACCTGAAAAAAACCTGGAAACGGTATGCCAGTGATGAAATTCCGGGCGTAGGTGTTAAGGGAACTCTAAACGGGGTGGAAGCGAATTCTATCAGTGACGACGAGGGATATTTTGATCTGCATTTCAAGAACCTGCATGCGGCAAATTTGGAAGATGGCTGGTATAATGTGGATCTCGAAATCACACAAATGCCGGTTGATCTAAGCTTTGAATCCAAAACTACCGGCGAGGTACTTATCTCCAAACAATCCCATTCGTTTGGCATTATTTCAGACATTGACGATACGATCATTCATACCGATATCATCAATAAAATCCAGATGGTTTTGAATACCATTCGCTACGATTCAGAAAACCGGGTGGCTTTTGAAGGTGTTCCTGAATTGTATCGCGAGTTGACTCAAACTCATAAAAACCCGCTCCTGTTTGTATCGGGAAGTTCATACAATCTGTATGAAATGCTGGATACGTTTTGCAGGTTGAATAACATTCCGAAAGCGCCGTTTGTGCTGAGGGATTTGGGAATCGGCCCAAGCCAGTGGATCAAAGAGAGTTCGCATTCGTTCAAAACACGAAATATTGAGATGATTTTGGATGTGTACGACAAACTTCCATTCATTTTAATTGGCGACAGTGGAGAGGAAGACCCCGAAATCTATCTCGATATTCACAAAAAATACCCCGGCCGGGTAATGGCCATTTACATACGTCATGTCCATTCTGATGCCCGAAAAAAAGAAATCAGAGAAATGACGAAAGACTTGGATATTCCTTTTCTGTTGATGAAAGACTCTCACGAAGCGCTGGAACACGCGAAGAGTATGGGGTGGATACAGGAATGA